CTGGGTGTTTGAATGAACTGACACCGCTCTGTACACGCCTGAGCGGCGGCCGGCGCGGAGACGAGGGCAGTACCGGCACCTACGAACAGGGTGAGGACGAGCAGTCGGGCGCCTTTCATTTGGAGTGCCTCCAGATGAAGAGTTTGCGGGAACAACGCTACCAGTGACCCACGGCCGCCCGGGAGTCGTGCGCGCTCCCATTGTGAGGTTAAGCTTGCCCAGCGATTAGCGCACTATGTTGTTAGCGACCTGAGCCGTAGCCGCGGAGACGGCCTAACGACCTGTGCTGAGCGGCAGACGCAGTATCACCAAGCGGCGAAGCCGCGTCCTTGATGCGGCTGACCGCTCCTGCACGCTGTTAGGCATCGCCCGGCAGTCGTCCGAGGGGGAGAAACGCTGCGTCCGGGTGTGCCACGAACTCGCGAATCTGCGTCATACTGCCCCGCAGCAGGGCCGCGACGGCTCCCGTCGACGCATTCCCCTGCCGGATCCAAATCACTTTGGGCGGAAACCCGCGCCAGACGCTGAACCGCTGAAAATCTTCGTCCTTGGTGATGATGACGAACCCGTGAGCGCCGGCGTACGTCCAGATGGCCTCGTCCGACGGCCGGGCGCAAGCACGGACACGACGTCACGCGAGTCGGGGAACTCCGGCGCGAGGTCGCGGACCAGACGTGCCGACAGATTCTCGTCGAAGAGGAGCCGAACGGCCACTTAGGCCGCGGGAACGGGCATGACCCGGCGCTCGCGCTCCGCTGCAAGGCCAAGCACGCCAGGATGTCGTCGTGCGTGAGCTGAGGAAAGTCCGCCAGGACGGCCGCCTCGCTCATCCCGCCGGCGAGATACCCGAGGACGTCCCCCACCGAAATGCGTGTGCCCCGGACGCACGGCTTCCCGAATCGGATCGCCGGGTCGATCGAGATGCGGCTCAGAAGTTCCATGCCTGCACGCTAGAGCCGCCCAGTCGGGCCGTCAAGCCAGCGCCGGCGGTAAGCGGCCCCGGAGAACGCGCCCGGGCCCTTTGCCCGCCTCGCTCGGGTCATGCCCGTGCCGCTGAACGCAGCCAGAAGGCGACGAGTCGGGGCATCCCTCGAAGCGATGCCTAACGTCCGTGGCTCAGCTGCGGGCCACGTAAAGAAAGCCGGTCCGCCCGGGCCGACCCTGTACATCCTACTGCGGCCCGGGCGGAACGGCCATCCCCACAAGGCCCGTCAGTCTGCAGCCACTTGTTAGGTGGCGCCTCGCCGCGACCATGTGCGCTCGCGCTCGCGTGACATCGCCGCGGTGCTTCACCGAACACTGACCTTTCGCTTGCTGCTATCCAGCACCGCAGCCATGACACGCGCATCCGGATAGCGCGCCTCCGCGATGCGTCGCACCTCGCTTGCAAGAGTTGGATCAGTCTTTGGACCGATTCGGATCTCACTGAGATCTTCTGCCGCGAACGTCAATCCGAGAACAGGCCCTCCTCAGTCGGCTTCTTGTCGGCAGGAACCCTGTACTCTTTCTCCGGGGCCCAGTCCGTGGACTTTACGAAGTAGTACTCGCGGAGAAAGTCCTCCCACACGATCGACTCCTCACCCAGCATTGCGCGCGCCCAATCGTCCGCACCCGGCAGCTTTGGCGCCTCTTCCTGATATATCACCGGCTCCGCCGAAGCCAAGGACTGTCGCGTTCATCGCTACTCTCGAATCCCAAGACCACCCCCGTGAGGTCCGCGGCATAATGGGCCCACATCGACGGGGACTCCGCGTCTGAGGAGAAACAGATGATCCGCATATTCGGCACCCGTTCAGACCAGACCCGTCGCAATTCTTGACGCGTTAGCTCGACCGGAATAATGGTCATTGCTAAAGAACTGCGGAGGTCCTCCAGGACAACCGCTTCCGGGATGCCTCGACTGAGAGCTCCCCGAAGCACCAGCGACAGCGCCCGGAGCGTGAGGGTCTTCGGCTCGGCTTCGCCGCGGGCATACTGAGCCGCACGCGTCACCACCGCCTTCGCGTACTCGGCGTTCGTGAATGGAAGCTCGAATTCCCTCCGCACGTCGAACGGGTCGTTGAAGAGGATGGGCGAGCTCCACCTGAGGCTCCTAGTAGCAAGAACCTTGGCTGCGGTCTCTGCCGTGGCGTACTTGTACAGTGTCGGCACCTCGTGCCGCCGATTGTGGGAGCGCATCAAGTATCCTGTCAAGCCACCTAACGACCCACGTTCACTTGCGGACTGGGTCAACAAGAGGCCGCCCGCCCGGGCCGCTCCTCGATTAGTCTACCACGGCCCGGGCGGGCGTGCCAGACGCTAACTAGGTCCGCCAAGTGCAACGTGCTGTTAGCCGGCAAGGACCGACTGCGCCGATGCATCGTCGGGCACGCTGAGATCAGGCGTACCAAGCGGATGCGATGTTGAGTCAAAGAAGTGTAGGTCTGCGTTCGGCAGTCGCTGTCGGCAGAACGCCTTTGTTTTCACGATGTTCTCCTTCTCGGAAGGGTAGACGCTGATTGCGATCAACCGGTCTCGTTTCTTGGCTAGGAGATCGACGATATGGCGATCGACGTCTCCGAGACTGTGGCCGAACACTACGATTGGCCCTTGGACATCACTGAACGTGTGGAGCGCGAACTGCAGGTAGTCCGAGCGA
The DNA window shown above is from Gemmatimonadota bacterium and carries:
- a CDS encoding DUF5615 family PIN-like protein, which produces MWTYAGAHGFVIITKDEDFQRFSVWRGFPPKVIWIRQGNASTGAVAALLRGSMTQIREFVAHPDAAFLPLGRLPGDA
- a CDS encoding DUF2971 domain-containing protein, whose product is MPTLYKYATAETAAKVLATRSLRWSSPILFNDPFDVRREFELPFTNAEYAKAVVTRAAQYARGEAEPKTLTLRALSLVLRGALSRGIPEAVVLEDLRSSLAMTIIPVELTRQELRRVWSERVPNMRIICFSSDAESPSMWAHYAADLTGVVLGFESSDERDSPWLRRSR
- a CDS encoding DUF4917 family protein, with product MTPEVPRTYKEKAQEGKTLLDLFGKRTGGVPLCITEGSSEQKLAAIRRSDYLQFALHTFSDVQGPIVVFGHSLGDVDRHIVDLLAKKRDRLIAISVYPSEKENIVKTKAFCRQRLPNADLHFFDSTSHPLGTPDLSVPDDASAQSVLAG